Genomic segment of Apostichopus japonicus isolate 1M-3 chromosome 8, ASM3797524v1, whole genome shotgun sequence:
TGAGATGGAATGCATACGAACAACATGGAGAAGACCGGGGTGAGGGGAGGAAGGTGGGTGGGTAGTTGTagtatttatttacataaatcAAAGCTAAGAATAAAATAGTTATTTGTTAACAATAATGTTACATGACACATTCCCGGTTTTGTTGGCAGCAAAGTGTAAGGCTTTTGAACAAGgtgtttaattttttatttattccacACAGgtgttttaatattcatctaACAATTCCTGCTTTCATTATTTGCACCATACTATTCAAActaccatttttaatgttttgcctATGCACCAATGCACTTATTGGTGAGGTCATTATACTTTCCCCAGCTTCAACAATGGGGTCACAGCACATTCTGTATGTATGAGCGACGCCACTGGCTCCAGATTCAGTTCATCAAACCTTTACTCTTAGGTCATGATATCTATACATATTCTCCCTAGATAATCAGCCTCTTAGACTATATTCtgatacatttatatattaaacTGTTATGATAATAACGCATAATATAAAAcgaatgggttttttttttttctttcacagtTGTTCAGCCTTTTTCGATGACTGTATATATCCTGGTCTTTGCGGTCGTAGTTTTACTGGTTGTAATCATACTACTTCTTGCTTTTAACTTAATCGGAGGTTTGTTACTGAGATTTGCACAAGATCATATTCACAATCAGTGGTGCAACGTTATTACTCTGGTCAAAAACTTCAAGCATCTATTTGATGTACTTTTAACAATTTCGTGTGTGAATAAGTCCATTTGAAGCTAGgaaatttatgttaatgcaaatataatataatagaaAAATTTGAGCAAAACTTGATTTAATCGAACTATGTTTCAACAATTAAATCAACAATCGTGTTTAAGTAAACTTTAATTTGTTaacatataaatgtattttataatgcaagaataTCTTGGTTAATGACCTAATTGCGAACTCCAACATTCATAAATAATTTAAGGAAACATCTAATACTTTATCTTTCTTTACATTCAAAATATGTTGCACGTCGATTTTAAACAAGTTGCAGGTCGTGAGCAATGTGGGTCTAACATTATAGCATTGTAACAAACTATGTCTGCTAAGAAGGTGCAAAGGCAAGGGGAAAAGTAGATGGGAAGAAAGGAAATTACACCGTTATCCCGCCGAGTATATCGTAAAGATATTTTGCACAAAGAAATTTATAAACTTCTCAAATTCTCACATGGAAGCTTAGTTGAGTTCCTGCAGCGTTGCTGCTCTTGTTTAGGTTGCCTGTCTTCAATATCTCGGCTTGTTTTTTCTTGTCTcaataactttcatatttgcttAGTCGTGTCCTTTCGTATATTTCGTTATTTTCTATTCTGCCTCATACCTGCAGCCATGATGTGCGTACCGTTTGCTTTTGTCAAGGCACATGACAAATGTTGCAGAATGTGCATGACCATAATAAGCTGTTATTGAGAATATTGCTACTAGGTGGCACGggtaaaatttgaaaaggaacCCATGTTGGCAAAATTTcacagcctgggggaggggtgtagtTGAGACTTAAATTTACACTGACTGATTAAGGTAAGGATATTAACTTTTACGGGAGGGCCAGAAATGGATCCAGGATTTACTAGCGGTTGCCCGTGGGATGGATGAAACCTACTCCCACGTATGGGgttaaatgttaaaacatttggtgcattctgaggcatgttTGGAGTATTAATTAGGTCTCAACGCAATGTCGGGCCAATCAATACTTTTGAATTCTTGTCTGAGGTTGGAAGGGGATGTGCTACCCATCCCTCACCTTTGGACCTCCTTTTGGGCATCCTGGCAGCCTTGGACAAAGTTTTATTCTTCTCAGGCTGAATGTAACAGCCTAAAAACCTGTTTTATCTTCATgtcataaaaataatgaaaaatgcaTGTTGTGATTGGAATGAACTGAAATATTTGCTGAAAATTCTATCATTTGCTAACGCTCTTGGGTCCTCATTATTCATGCAGAAGGAACAGCGGGAATGAAAGCATGTATGGTTAGTTTAAAAGACGGTTGATTGCACGAATTGCAAAGACTTAACTCACAATACCACAAATTCACCAAGATCCGTATAGTTAAAGggagatagtttgcagtactaTGTACCATACATGTAGCAACAATCCGGACGGCTAGTAAAGACTACTGTTTATTATAGagcacaataacaataaaatagtTCTGACCAGTGCAAAATAAAACCTAGACAACATAGTTGACATTAATGTAGTACAGTGAATAATAATTACAATTGCAGCACAAACAATTATGTTAGTAGCAAGTTTGACAGACTACGGAGTGCCTAAAGGATTACATGTAAACAGGCAATGTCACCTTCAAAACATTAGCAAAGATCACAAACAGAATTGGCAAACGTCTGATAAATCTGTACAATAGTACTATATATCATATTAACTATGTTTATATCCGGTATCTATGGAAATAAAATTCTCTACTAAGTAAAGATTCCAATTTTTGTCGCAAATGTGTGCACTGTGCATAGTATCATGTCCAGTACATGagaaataaacacaaatatGAAATCAATTTATCAAATATGCATGTTATAGATTAGCAATACCCTAATAAGTATTATATAACAGTCTTATTTGTAGGAAATGGATGCCATCTATGAGCATATTATTCAACccagaaaaaagaaatatacaaaAAGTATATTTAACCAAATTGTGTCACATAGGAAACATTAATTTCCAAATTCAGTCAATTATATCATCTATGTTGAGGAGTTTATCACAAATTACTAAACATACTATAACTGCACCAATTTAATGATTTGTTCTTATATTGAATGATTTTATTGACTAAATAAAGAACAGCATCTTATCTGTCGTGTTTTGGAAGTGACACATCTTGACGGAAAGTTAAAAAACCATCAAAATTTGACATATCTTCATACCTTTCATCACAATTATATGTTATGGGGTAGTTCAAATTTAGGTTCAGTGAAAATATAGTATTGGTCGTATAAAATATAGGCCATTAAATGCGTTGCACCGAACTTAacgaaaaagttaactttgcaTATGAAAGTTTGTCTAATAatgtgaaaaatataaataataacgtTTAAGGATTGCCCATATTGAAAGTAACACCACTGATTGCGAATatcatatagttatatatagcaTGTTAAGTCTAAATGACGAAATCAAAGCTATGTTTATTCGGACCTATGTCTGTTATGCAGATGGCATGCATTCAGCGACGTCGTAAATTGGCTGCGGTCTGGTATTTCTCTTCACGCAACATGGACACTATAGTATATATTGTGGGATATAAGAGCGACGTAGTGGATTACCGTCGATGATAAGAGTATGATTTAAGTACCATTTTACATTTACTGAAATTATATTTGTAGCAAGAAAATGCAGCAGAAATTTAACGTAAATAATTTTTGAATGACCTTACTGACCATTCTACGACAAAAATTATACTTCCATcaaaatgtaattttgttttcttgtattgaCAGCACGCAAGCGTCATGATGAGTGAGTTAACATGATTTTTACTTTTGGTAATTGATCTAATAGGCATCATCTTTTTAAGTTAGGACATTATCATTTGAATGTAGTTACTTGGACCACATGCATAAATAAAACGTTAATGTTGAGTATGGGAAAACAGTTTATCAAACACCCACAACCCTTTCCACATAGTAATTTAGGCTCAATAATTATATGTTCTTTAATAGTTTTGTGGACTCGACAAGACCATATTTCTTCTGTATTCTATTTGAGTCAATAGTCATGGTTGTTGCTAGTCCCTGTATTGTTTTGTAGTATACTCTAAGTTATTGTTTCTCAAACGAATCAGTTTCTTCTGTATTATAAGCAGTAGTAAATTGTCAATTAACATCGTaatatatgaaaaccttgtaaagcATCTCTCTGATCAACTACGAACAATGGAAGGGAGGAAGTTCTTACTAATTCATTATGAATTCTAAACACTTACCCAAATGTTTCCCTGAATCGATGTCATTAAAACTGTTTATATAATATCTAATTTCTACAAAGACCATCTGAACGTCAACACAGCGAAGTTAAAAAGGACAACGAACTAGTTCTGGCAGGGAAATACAAAGTTGGCAGTAGGGAAATGGTATGAAAATACAACTATTGATTGTTATGTTTGCTCTCGTATGGTATCATCTCAATTGTTACTTAAAGTTTCACTTAGGAGTCCGTGTAGTCTTTCACTCTAGATGATGACAGAAATttcatataattatatacatatttggaTAAGTTACATGCGTTTTTGCTTAAAGCGTTAGTCTCTTGTAACTGGAAGAGGTACGTAATAGATGTAAAAGAGTAAAGCGAgttaattgtttaattaaaataattgaaTATTGGTCGTTTCGTCTAGAATAAATCCCAAGTCCGGGAACACGGCAGTCCGATTCCAAGCCAAAGCCGAGTCTAAGTATCCCATCAaagtattttctatttattttacagGAAGTTCTTAACACTCAGTTGACCGACTTTGCAGATACATTTAGGGACATACCAAAGAACATGCGATTGTTCTCCCTCTGTATGAGAGCTCTGTATGCAGAACACGCGATAGGGACCTCTTCATCAACGGCGAGGAAACTCAACAGAATTCGTAATGATACGAGGAGAGATGCCCTGGTCTATGTGAACGGAATTTTACCGGTATCAACTTCAGTAGTGAGATCCCTCAAAGAGTTCTTTGACATGTACGATTCGCTTGACTTCGATGAGTGGAGAGAGTACCTTCCTTCAATCCTTGAAGACGTGAAGGGTCACCGACAATGTTGCGAAACTCTGGTAAAGATGCACCAGGTAATCATGGTTCCTTTGAAGAAGAGACAGGATGAGGCGAGGGTATTAATCTCTGAGTTAACAGGTCTCACCGAAGAATTAGAAGCGAAGACACTGGAATTGGAAACATCAGCTAAAAGCAAAGACAAATGGGCATGTCATCTCTTATTTATTCCTGGGCTTAATGTCACTGTAGCTCCTCTTCTGAAATTGAGTGCAGCCGCAGACAACATTAAAGCTGTAGCAGATGGTCag
This window contains:
- the LOC139971938 gene encoding uncharacterized protein; the encoded protein is MEVITLLLLLETCLVECQANSNEVVQPFSMTVYILVFAVVVLLVVIILLLAFNLIGARKRHDEPSERQHSEVKKDNELVLAGKYKVGSREMEVLNTQLTDFADTFRDIPKNMRLFSLCMRALYAEHAIGTSSSTARKLNRIRNDTRRDALVYVNGILPVSTSVVRSLKEFFDMYDSLDFDEWREYLPSILEDVKGHRQCCETLVKMHQVIMVPLKKRQDEARVLISELTGLTEELEAKTLELETSAKSKDKWACHLLFIPGLNVTVAPLLKLSAAADNIKAVADGQQSKINRSTIIVVSETMMPAISAFVDGLNAAAGFFKVIENDIASFEHNKLNGGSHQQLHYKIMKKQAVKIATHCREFYAMIPDVESDFKAIPEMPDDKNYVQRWLEKQQKQIKEQYAAKITDPLKTLLGYLTLTADLTNKKLKEV